From the Burkholderiales bacterium genome, one window contains:
- a CDS encoding YceI family protein: MIEAAPGLADPRRLRRIQGSVVFCLTAAAWCTASAAVERYRIDPDHTFVHFAVLHTGVSSVRGRVGGAKGTATLDAERQSAEVAVEIDLRTLDTGVKKLDATLSGELFFDVARHRSARFSARAVQFHDGVPTEFEGELTLRGVTRPLRLSAERFVCKEVKILALKRFVCGGDLHATLNRAEFGLDEYLTMISDEVRLSISVEAIREGP, translated from the coding sequence ATGATCGAAGCTGCCCCCGGGCTCGCTGATCCGCGGCGTCTGCGCCGCATCCAAGGCAGCGTGGTCTTTTGTCTGACGGCGGCGGCCTGGTGCACCGCATCGGCTGCGGTCGAGCGTTACCGGATCGATCCCGACCACACCTTCGTGCACTTCGCGGTGCTGCACACCGGTGTATCCTCGGTCCGCGGCCGGGTGGGAGGGGCGAAGGGAACAGCAACGCTCGATGCCGAGCGGCAAAGCGCCGAGGTCGCGGTGGAGATCGATCTGCGCACTCTGGACACCGGCGTCAAGAAGCTCGATGCGACGTTGAGCGGCGAGCTGTTCTTCGATGTGGCGCGCCACAGGAGTGCCCGCTTCTCCGCACGGGCCGTGCAGTTCCACGACGGAGTACCGACCGAGTTCGAGGGCGAATTGACGCTGCGAGGGGTGACCCGGCCGCTGCGCCTCAGCGCCGAGCGGTTCGTGTGCAAGGAGGTCAAGATCCTGGCGCTCAAACGCTTCGTGTGCGGCGGCGACCTTCACGCGACCCTGAACCGTGCCGAATTCGGCCTGGACGAGTACCTCACGATGATCAGCGACGAAGTGCGCCTGAGCATCTCGGTCGAGGCGATCCGCGAAGGCCCGTAG
- a CDS encoding DUF2189 domain-containing protein, with the protein MDKPIPAFSHAPGLRPVARVQTSRPLRWLKLGWSDLTANPGPSIAHGLLFVSLGWLILLLCSTQIDLLAAAVSGFLLVGPVFAAAFYELSRLRAEGRPATFDAALEGALRNARSLARLGLILAVLAIAWVATSRLLFVQAFGGTLPSVRETFYQTIVDWQHYGFVATYLSTGAVFAAVAFVLSCVSAPMLFDRGSGTSEAVLTSLRAVGANPSAMLLWAAIIALLTAVGFATFLFGLVIVLPLLGHATWHAYRDLVR; encoded by the coding sequence ATGGACAAGCCCATTCCTGCGTTCTCGCATGCACCTGGATTGCGGCCGGTGGCCCGCGTGCAAACGTCGCGGCCCCTGCGCTGGCTCAAGCTCGGCTGGAGCGATCTCACCGCCAATCCCGGACCGAGCATCGCACACGGCCTGCTGTTCGTGTCTCTCGGATGGCTGATCCTCCTGTTGTGCAGCACGCAGATCGACCTGCTGGCCGCGGCGGTGTCTGGCTTCCTGCTGGTGGGTCCGGTATTCGCCGCGGCGTTCTATGAGTTGTCGCGCCTGCGTGCCGAGGGACGGCCGGCAACGTTCGACGCGGCGCTCGAAGGCGCGCTGAGGAACGCGAGATCGCTGGCGCGGCTGGGCCTGATCCTCGCGGTCCTGGCGATCGCCTGGGTGGCGACATCCAGACTGCTGTTCGTGCAGGCATTCGGCGGCACCCTGCCTTCGGTGCGGGAGACGTTCTACCAGACCATCGTCGACTGGCAGCATTACGGCTTCGTGGCGACCTACCTGAGCACCGGCGCGGTATTCGCCGCGGTGGCGTTTGTCCTCTCTTGTGTCTCGGCGCCGATGCTGTTCGACCGCGGCTCGGGCACCAGCGAGGCCGTGCTCACCAGCCTGCGCGCGGTCGGCGCGAATCCCTCGGCCATGCTGCTGTGGGCCGCGATCATTGCGCTGCTCACGGCGGTCGGCTTCGCCACGTTCCTGTTCGGCCTGGTCATCGTGCTGCCGCTGCTGGGACACGCCACTTGGCACGCCTATCGCGATCTGGTCCGCTGA